From a single Micromonospora pallida genomic region:
- the rpsL gene encoding 30S ribosomal protein S12 yields MPTIQQLVRKGRQAKTTKTKTPALKGSPQRRGVCTRVYTTTPKKPNSALRKVARVKLSSQIEVTAYIPGVGHNLQEHSIVLVRGGRVKDLPGVRYKIVRGSLDTQGVRNRKQARSRYGAKKEKS; encoded by the coding sequence GTGCCCACGATCCAGCAGCTGGTCCGCAAGGGCCGACAGGCCAAGACGACCAAGACCAAGACCCCGGCGTTGAAGGGTTCCCCCCAGCGCCGCGGCGTGTGCACCCGCGTGTACACCACCACCCCGAAGAAGCCGAACTCGGCGCTGCGCAAGGTCGCTCGGGTCAAGCTCAGCAGCCAGATCGAGGTGACCGCCTACATCCCGGGCGTGGGTCACAACCTGCAGGAGCACTCGATCGTGCTCGTCCGTGGCGGCCGGGTGAAGGACCTCCCCGGCGTGCGTTACAAGATCGTTCGCGGTTCGCTGGACACCCAGGGTGTCCGGAACCGCAAGCAGGCACGCAGCCGCTACGGCGCGAAGAAGGAGAAGAGCTGA
- the rpsG gene encoding 30S ribosomal protein S7, whose product MPRKGPAPRRPLVADPVYNSPLVTQLVNKILLRGKRQLAERVVYAALEGCREKSGTDPVVTLKRAMDNVKPTLEVRSRRVGGATYQVPVEVRPARATTLGLRWLVTYSRARREKTMVERLMNELLDASNGLGAAVKRREDTHKMAESNKAFAHYRW is encoded by the coding sequence ATGCCGCGTAAGGGACCCGCTCCGCGTCGGCCGCTGGTCGCTGACCCGGTGTACAACTCGCCGCTGGTCACCCAGCTCGTGAACAAGATCCTGCTGCGCGGCAAGCGCCAGCTCGCCGAGCGCGTCGTGTACGCCGCCCTGGAGGGCTGCCGCGAGAAGTCCGGCACCGACCCCGTCGTCACCCTGAAGCGGGCGATGGACAACGTCAAGCCGACCCTCGAGGTGCGCAGCCGCCGGGTCGGTGGCGCCACCTACCAGGTGCCGGTCGAGGTGCGTCCGGCCCGGGCCACCACCCTGGGCCTGCGTTGGCTGGTGACCTACTCCCGCGCCCGGCGCGAGAAGACCATGGTCGAGCGGCTGATGAACGAGCTGCTCGACGCCAGCAACGGCCTCGGCGCCGCCGTCAAGCGGCGCGAGGACACGCACAAGATGGCCGAGTCCAACAAGGCCTTCGCGCACTACCGCTGGTAA
- the fusA gene encoding elongation factor G, which translates to MAAADALANVRNIGIMAHIDAGKTTTTERILFYTGITYKIGEVHEGAAVMDWMEQEQERGITITSAATKCEWKGHTIQIIDTPGHVDFTVEVERSLRVLDGAVAVYDGVAGVEPQTENVWRQADKYNVPRMCFVNKLDRTGADFFRCVQMMIDRLNATPLVLQIPIGNESDFIGVVDLVEMRALTWRGETQKGEDYAIEEIPADLADSAAEWREKLMETLADVDDAVMEKYLEGEEISVDEVKAAIRRSTIAGKANPVLTGTAFKNKGIQPMLDAVVAYLPSPLDIPAIEGTATDGETPLQRKPSKSEPFSALAFKIQTDKHLGKLTYVRIYSGTLESGSQVVNSTKDRKERIGKIYQMHANKREERSSAQAGDIIAVQGLKQTTTGDTLCDPANPVILESMTFPEPVIEVAIEPKTKADQEKLSTAIQRLAEEDPTFRVKLDDQTGQTVISGMGELHLDILVDRMRREFNVEANIGKPQVAYRETIRRAVEKVEYTHKKQTGGSGQYARVIISLEPLPLGNDAPTYEFANAVTGGRIPREFIPSVDAGAQDAMQYGILAGFPVVGVKLTLVDGQYHEVDSSEMAFKIAGSMAMKEAARKADPALLEPMMAVEVTTPEENMGDVIGDLNSRRGIIQAMEERSGARVVRALVPLSEMFGYVGDLRSKTQGRASYSMQFDSYAEVPTNVAKEIIAKATGE; encoded by the coding sequence GTGGCCGCCGCAGACGCGCTTGCCAACGTACGCAACATCGGCATCATGGCGCACATCGATGCCGGTAAGACCACGACCACCGAGCGAATCCTGTTCTACACCGGCATCACGTACAAGATCGGTGAGGTCCACGAGGGCGCCGCCGTCATGGACTGGATGGAGCAGGAGCAGGAGCGGGGGATCACCATCACCTCCGCCGCCACCAAGTGTGAGTGGAAGGGCCACACGATCCAGATCATCGACACGCCCGGCCACGTCGACTTCACGGTCGAGGTCGAGCGGTCGTTGCGGGTGCTGGACGGTGCGGTGGCCGTTTACGACGGTGTCGCCGGCGTGGAGCCCCAGACGGAGAACGTCTGGCGTCAGGCCGACAAGTACAACGTCCCCCGGATGTGCTTCGTCAACAAGCTCGACCGGACCGGTGCCGACTTCTTCCGCTGCGTGCAGATGATGATCGACCGGCTCAACGCCACCCCGCTGGTGCTCCAGATCCCGATCGGCAACGAGTCCGACTTCATCGGCGTGGTCGACCTGGTTGAGATGCGCGCCCTCACCTGGCGTGGGGAGACCCAGAAGGGTGAGGACTACGCGATCGAGGAAATCCCGGCCGACCTGGCCGACTCCGCCGCCGAGTGGCGCGAGAAGCTGATGGAGACCCTGGCCGACGTCGACGACGCGGTGATGGAGAAGTACCTCGAGGGCGAGGAGATCTCGGTCGACGAGGTCAAGGCCGCCATCCGCCGGTCCACCATCGCCGGCAAGGCCAACCCGGTCCTCACCGGCACCGCCTTCAAGAACAAGGGCATCCAGCCGATGCTCGACGCGGTGGTCGCGTACCTCCCGTCGCCGCTGGACATCCCGGCCATCGAGGGCACCGCGACCGACGGTGAGACCCCGTTGCAGCGGAAGCCGTCGAAGTCGGAGCCCTTCTCCGCGCTGGCCTTCAAGATCCAGACGGACAAGCACCTCGGCAAGCTGACCTACGTCCGGATCTACTCCGGCACGCTCGAGTCCGGCTCCCAGGTGGTGAACTCCACCAAGGACCGCAAGGAGCGGATCGGCAAGATCTACCAGATGCACGCCAACAAGCGGGAAGAGCGCAGCTCGGCCCAGGCTGGCGACATCATCGCGGTGCAGGGTCTGAAGCAGACCACCACCGGTGACACGCTCTGCGACCCGGCGAACCCGGTCATCCTGGAGTCGATGACCTTCCCGGAGCCGGTCATCGAGGTCGCCATCGAGCCGAAGACCAAGGCCGACCAGGAGAAGCTCAGCACCGCCATCCAGCGGCTCGCCGAGGAGGACCCGACCTTCCGGGTCAAGCTCGACGACCAGACCGGTCAGACGGTCATCTCCGGCATGGGCGAGCTGCACCTGGACATCCTGGTCGACCGGATGCGCCGCGAGTTCAACGTCGAGGCGAACATCGGTAAGCCGCAGGTGGCGTACCGCGAGACCATCCGCCGTGCGGTGGAGAAGGTCGAGTACACCCACAAGAAGCAGACCGGTGGTTCCGGCCAGTACGCCCGGGTGATCATCAGCCTGGAGCCGCTGCCGCTCGGCAACGACGCCCCGACCTACGAGTTCGCCAACGCGGTGACCGGTGGCCGCATCCCGCGGGAGTTCATCCCGTCGGTGGACGCGGGCGCGCAGGACGCCATGCAGTACGGCATCCTCGCCGGCTTCCCCGTGGTGGGCGTCAAGCTCACCCTGGTGGACGGCCAGTACCACGAGGTCGACTCGTCGGAAATGGCATTCAAGATCGCCGGCTCGATGGCGATGAAGGAGGCGGCCCGCAAGGCCGACCCCGCTCTCCTCGAGCCGATGATGGCCGTTGAGGTCACCACTCCGGAGGAGAACATGGGTGACGTCATCGGCGACCTCAACTCCCGCCGCGGCATCATCCAGGCGATGGAGGAGCGCAGTGGCGCCCGCGTCGTCCGGGCTCTGGTGCCGTTGTCGGAGATGTTCGGCTACGTCGGCGACCTGCGGTCGAAGACCCAGGGCCGGGCTAGCTACAGCATGCAGTTCGACTCCTACGCCGAGGTTCCGACCAACGTGGCGAAGGAGATCATCGCGAAGGCCACGGGCGAGTAG
- the tuf gene encoding elongation factor Tu yields MAKAKFERTKPHVNIGTIGHIDHGKTTLTAAITKVLHDQFPDLNPYTPFDEIDKAPEEKARGITISIAHVEYQTENRHYAHVDCPGHADYIKNMITGAAQMDGAILVVAATDGPMPQTREHVLLARQVGVPYIVVALNKSDMVDDEELLELVELEVRELLSNQEYPGDDLPVVQVSALKALEGDPVWTEKLLELMNAVDTAIPQPERETEKPFLMPIEDVFTITGRGTVVTGRAERGILKPNEEVEIVGIKEKSMKTVCTGIEMFRKLLDEARAGENVGLLLRGIKREDVERGMVVVKPGTTTPHTEFEATVYILSKEEGGRHTPFFQNYRPQFYFRTTDVTGVVTLPEGTEMVMPGDNTTMTVKLIQPIAMEDNLKFAIREGGRTVGAGRVTKIIK; encoded by the coding sequence GTGGCGAAGGCGAAGTTCGAGCGGACTAAGCCGCACGTCAACATCGGCACCATTGGTCACATCGACCACGGTAAGACGACGCTGACGGCGGCCATCACGAAGGTCCTGCACGACCAGTTCCCGGACCTGAACCCGTACACGCCGTTCGACGAGATCGACAAGGCGCCGGAGGAGAAGGCCCGCGGTATCACCATCTCCATCGCGCACGTCGAGTACCAGACCGAGAACCGGCACTACGCGCACGTCGACTGCCCCGGGCACGCCGACTACATCAAGAACATGATCACCGGTGCCGCGCAGATGGACGGCGCGATCCTGGTGGTGGCGGCGACCGACGGTCCGATGCCGCAGACCCGCGAGCACGTGCTGCTGGCCCGCCAGGTCGGCGTGCCGTACATCGTCGTGGCGCTCAACAAGAGCGACATGGTCGACGACGAGGAGCTCCTGGAGCTCGTCGAGCTCGAGGTTCGTGAGCTGCTCTCGAACCAGGAGTACCCGGGCGACGACCTGCCGGTCGTCCAGGTCTCGGCGCTGAAGGCCCTCGAGGGTGACCCCGTGTGGACCGAGAAGCTCCTGGAGCTGATGAACGCGGTCGACACCGCGATCCCGCAGCCGGAGCGCGAGACCGAGAAGCCGTTCCTCATGCCGATCGAGGACGTCTTCACGATCACCGGTCGTGGCACCGTCGTCACCGGCCGCGCCGAGCGCGGTATCCTCAAGCCGAACGAGGAGGTGGAGATCGTCGGCATCAAGGAGAAGTCGATGAAGACGGTCTGCACCGGTATCGAGATGTTCCGCAAGCTGCTCGACGAGGCCCGCGCGGGCGAGAACGTCGGTCTGCTGCTGCGGGGTATCAAGCGCGAGGACGTCGAGCGCGGCATGGTGGTCGTCAAGCCGGGCACCACCACCCCGCACACGGAGTTCGAGGCGACCGTCTACATCCTCTCCAAGGAGGAGGGCGGCCGGCACACCCCGTTCTTCCAGAACTACCGTCCGCAGTTCTACTTCCGGACCACGGACGTCACCGGCGTCGTCACGCTGCCCGAGGGCACCGAGATGGTCATGCCGGGCGACAACACCACGATGACCGTGAAGCTGATCCAGCCCATCGCGATGGAGGACAACCTCAAGTTCGCGATCCGGGAGGGTGGCCGTACGGTTGGCGCTGGTCGCGTCACCAAGATCATCAAGTGA
- the rpsJ gene encoding 30S ribosomal protein S10, translated as MAGQKIRIRLKAYDHEVVDSSARKIVETVTRTGAQVAGPVPLPTEINRFCVIRSPHKYKDSREHFEMRTHKRLIDIIDPTPKTVDSLMRLDLPAGVDIEIKL; from the coding sequence ATGGCGGGACAGAAGATCCGCATCCGGCTCAAGGCCTATGACCACGAGGTCGTCGACTCCTCGGCTCGGAAGATCGTCGAGACGGTGACGCGCACCGGGGCGCAGGTCGCGGGCCCGGTGCCGCTGCCCACGGAGATCAACCGTTTCTGCGTTATCCGCTCGCCGCACAAGTACAAGGACTCGCGCGAGCACTTCGAGATGCGCACGCACAAGCGGCTGATCGACATCATCGACCCGACCCCCAAGACGGTCGACTCGCTCATGCGCCTCGACCTGCCGGCTGGCGTCGACATCGAGATCAAGCTGTAG
- the rplC gene encoding 50S ribosomal protein L3, producing the protein MDRQVKGILGAKLGMTQVWDNNKVVPVTVVQAGPCVVSQVRSAEKDGYSAIQLAYGAIDPRKVKKPISGHYAKAEVAPRRHIVELRTVDAAEYTLGQEVTVSEFAAGVSIDVTGKTKGKGYAGPMKRHGFHGLRASHGVERKHRSPGSIGACATPGRVFKGTRMAGRMGGVRYTVQNLTVQAVDTENNLLLVRGAIPGPKGALVLVRTAAKTKAKKGGAAK; encoded by the coding sequence ATGGACAGGCAAGTAAAGGGGATCCTGGGCGCAAAGCTCGGCATGACCCAGGTCTGGGACAACAACAAGGTTGTCCCGGTGACCGTGGTGCAGGCCGGCCCGTGCGTCGTCAGCCAGGTGCGTAGCGCCGAGAAGGACGGTTACTCCGCGATCCAGCTGGCCTACGGCGCGATCGACCCGCGCAAGGTCAAGAAGCCGATCAGCGGGCACTACGCGAAGGCCGAGGTGGCGCCGCGCCGGCACATCGTCGAGCTGCGTACCGTCGACGCCGCCGAGTACACCCTCGGCCAGGAGGTCACCGTCTCCGAGTTCGCCGCCGGCGTCTCGATCGACGTGACCGGCAAGACCAAGGGCAAGGGCTACGCCGGCCCGATGAAGCGGCACGGCTTCCACGGTCTGCGCGCCAGCCACGGTGTCGAGCGCAAGCACCGCTCGCCCGGCTCGATCGGCGCCTGCGCCACCCCGGGTCGCGTCTTCAAGGGCACCCGGATGGCCGGCCGGATGGGTGGCGTGCGCTACACCGTCCAGAACCTGACCGTCCAGGCGGTCGACACCGAGAACAACCTCCTGCTCGTCCGTGGCGCCATCCCCGGCCCCAAGGGCGCGCTGGTCCTGGTCCGGACCGCGGCCAAGACCAAGGCGAAGAAGGGCGGTGCGGCGAAGTGA
- the rplD gene encoding 50S ribosomal protein L4, whose translation MTTVDVLTVDGTKKGSVELPADVFDVQANIALMHQVVVAQLAAARQGTHKVKTRGEVSGGGKKPYKQKGTGRARQGSTRAPQFAGGGVVHGPVPRDYSQRTPKKMKAAALRGALSDRARAGQVHVVEAFVSGEKPSTKAALATLTKLTEARRVLVVLGSTDELNWVSLRNLRNGRDSRVHLIEAGQLNTYDVLVADDVVFTKDALDEFLGVPAETTEEGGK comes from the coding sequence GTGACCACGGTTGACGTGCTCACCGTCGACGGCACCAAGAAGGGCTCCGTCGAGCTCCCGGCAGACGTCTTCGACGTGCAGGCCAACATCGCGTTGATGCACCAGGTCGTGGTGGCCCAGCTTGCGGCCGCCCGCCAGGGCACGCACAAGGTGAAGACCCGCGGTGAGGTCTCCGGCGGCGGCAAGAAGCCGTACAAGCAGAAGGGCACCGGCCGCGCCCGCCAGGGTTCGACCCGGGCGCCGCAGTTCGCCGGTGGTGGCGTGGTGCACGGCCCCGTCCCGCGCGACTACAGCCAGCGGACCCCGAAGAAGATGAAGGCCGCCGCGCTGCGGGGCGCCCTCTCCGACCGGGCCCGCGCCGGCCAGGTGCACGTCGTCGAGGCGTTCGTCTCCGGCGAGAAGCCGTCCACCAAGGCGGCCCTGGCCACGCTGACGAAGCTGACCGAGGCCCGGCGGGTCCTGGTCGTGCTGGGCAGCACCGACGAGCTGAACTGGGTGTCGCTGCGGAACCTGCGCAACGGGCGGGACAGCCGGGTGCACCTGATCGAGGCCGGCCAGCTCAACACGTACGACGTGCTGGTGGCCGACGACGTGGTCTTCACCAAGGACGCCCTGGACGAGTTCCTCGGCGTGCCCGCCGAGACCACCGAGGAGGGTGGCAAGTGA
- the rplW gene encoding 50S ribosomal protein L23 produces MSTIADPRDIIVAPVVSEKSYSELNRNWYTFLVHPDANKTEIKIAIQQIFNVRVLTVNTLNREGKRKRTKTGFGQRKATKRAMVKLADGDRIEAFGGPVS; encoded by the coding sequence GTGAGCACGATCGCCGACCCGCGCGACATCATCGTGGCGCCGGTCGTCTCGGAGAAGAGCTACAGCGAGCTGAACCGCAACTGGTACACCTTCCTGGTGCACCCGGACGCCAACAAGACCGAGATCAAGATCGCTATCCAGCAGATCTTCAACGTCCGCGTCCTGACGGTCAACACGCTCAACCGCGAGGGCAAGCGCAAGCGGACCAAGACCGGGTTCGGCCAGCGCAAGGCCACCAAGCGCGCGATGGTGAAGCTGGCTGACGGTGACCGTATCGAGGCCTTCGGCGGCCCGGTCAGCTGA
- the rplB gene encoding 50S ribosomal protein L2, with the protein MAIRKYKPTTPGRRGSSVADFAEITRSTPEKSLLAPLPKKGGRNAHGRITTRHHGGGHKRQYRLIDFKRVDKDGVPAKVAHIEYDPNRTARIALLHYADGEKRYILAPKDLKQGDAVESGPGADIKPGNNLPLRNIPVGTTIHSVELRPGGGAKLARSAGVGIQLLGREGAYATLRMPSGEIRRVDVRCRASVGEIGNADQSNINWGKAGRMRWKGKRPTVRGVAMNPVDHPHGGGEGKTSGGRHPVNPQGKPEGRTRRKGQPSDRLIVRRRYATRKRG; encoded by the coding sequence ATGGCTATCCGTAAGTACAAGCCGACGACGCCGGGCCGGCGTGGCTCCAGCGTCGCCGACTTCGCTGAGATCACCCGGTCGACCCCGGAGAAGTCGCTGCTGGCGCCGCTGCCCAAGAAGGGCGGTCGGAACGCCCACGGCCGGATCACCACCCGGCACCACGGTGGTGGCCACAAGCGCCAGTACCGTCTGATCGACTTCAAGCGGGTCGACAAGGACGGCGTGCCGGCGAAGGTCGCCCACATCGAGTACGACCCGAACCGCACCGCGCGCATCGCGCTGCTGCACTACGCCGACGGCGAGAAGCGCTACATCCTCGCGCCGAAGGACCTGAAGCAGGGCGACGCCGTCGAGTCGGGCCCCGGCGCGGACATCAAGCCGGGCAACAACCTGCCGCTGCGGAACATCCCGGTCGGTACCACCATCCACAGCGTGGAGCTGCGTCCGGGCGGCGGCGCCAAGCTGGCCCGTTCGGCCGGCGTCGGCATCCAGCTGCTCGGCCGGGAGGGCGCGTACGCCACCCTCCGGATGCCGTCCGGTGAGATCCGGCGGGTCGACGTCCGCTGCCGCGCGAGCGTCGGCGAGATCGGCAACGCCGACCAGTCGAACATCAACTGGGGCAAGGCCGGCCGGATGCGCTGGAAGGGCAAGCGCCCGACCGTCCGTGGTGTGGCCATGAACCCGGTGGACCACCCGCACGGTGGTGGTGAGGGTAAGACCTCCGGTGGTCGCCACCCGGTCAACCCGCAGGGTAAGCCCGAGGGCCGTACCCGCCGTAAGGGCCAGCCGAGCGACCGGCTGATCGTCCGCCGCCGCTACGCCACGCGTAAGCGCGGCTGA
- the rpsS gene encoding 30S ribosomal protein S19, which yields MPRSLKKGPFIDDHLLKKVEVQNEKGSKNVIKTWSRRSTIIPEMLGHTIAVHDGRKHVPVFVTEAMVGHKLGEFALTRTFKGHEKDDRKSRRR from the coding sequence ATGCCTCGCAGCCTGAAGAAGGGCCCGTTCATCGACGACCACCTGCTCAAGAAGGTGGAAGTGCAGAACGAGAAGGGCTCCAAGAACGTCATCAAGACCTGGTCGCGGCGCTCGACGATCATCCCGGAGATGCTCGGGCACACGATCGCCGTGCACGACGGACGCAAGCACGTCCCGGTGTTCGTCACCGAGGCGATGGTCGGGCACAAGCTCGGCGAGTTCGCGCTGACCCGCACGTTCAAGGGTCACGAGAAGGACGACCGGAAGAGCCGCCGCCGCTAG
- the rplV gene encoding 50S ribosomal protein L22: protein MPGKGDAPVLPGARAIARHVRISPTKARRVVNLVRGLPAKEALTVLQFAPQAASEQVYKVLASAIANAENNERLDPDALLVSEAFVDEGPTMKRFRPRAQGRAYRIRKRTCHITVAVEAVAPAAPKKSSAKKAEPAKQAEPAETQSTTEGAE from the coding sequence ATGCCAGGAAAGGGCGACGCTCCGGTGCTTCCGGGCGCGCGGGCGATTGCGCGGCACGTGCGCATCTCGCCGACGAAGGCGCGCCGGGTGGTCAACCTCGTCCGCGGCCTGCCCGCGAAGGAGGCGCTCACGGTGCTGCAGTTCGCGCCGCAGGCTGCGAGCGAGCAGGTGTACAAGGTGCTCGCGAGCGCGATCGCCAACGCGGAGAACAACGAGCGGCTGGACCCCGACGCGTTGCTCGTCAGCGAGGCGTTCGTCGACGAGGGCCCGACCATGAAGCGGTTCCGGCCGCGGGCGCAGGGCCGGGCGTACCGGATCCGCAAGCGCACGTGCCACATCACCGTGGCGGTCGAGGCGGTCGCGCCGGCCGCGCCGAAGAAGTCTTCGGCGAAGAAGGCTGAGCCGGCGAAGCAGGCCGAGCCGGCGGAGACGCAGAGCACGACGGAGGGTGCCGAGTAA
- the rpsC gene encoding 30S ribosomal protein S3 produces MGQKVHPHGFRLGISTDWKSRWFADKLYKDYIGEDVKIRRMMSKGLERAGISKVDIERTRDRVRVDIHTARPGIVIGRKGAEADRIRGELEKLTGKQVQLNIIEVKSPESDAQLVAQGVAEQLSSRVSFRRAMRKAMQSAMKNPVCKGIRVQVSGRLGGAEMSRTEFYREGRVPLHTLRANIEYGFFEARTTFGRIGVKVWIYKGDAVPGREAPAEAAPSRPRRERGDRPDRPRRGRSGSSGTTSGGTEAGRAAATTVAQQAETPSGEPIDSAAVASAASTPAETQQEG; encoded by the coding sequence ATGGGTCAGAAGGTTCACCCGCACGGGTTCCGGCTCGGCATCTCGACCGACTGGAAGTCCCGCTGGTTCGCGGACAAGCTCTACAAGGACTACATCGGCGAGGACGTCAAGATCCGCCGCATGATGTCCAAGGGGCTGGAGCGGGCCGGCATCTCCAAGGTCGACATCGAGCGCACGCGCGACCGCGTCCGGGTCGACATCCACACCGCCCGTCCGGGCATCGTCATCGGTCGTAAGGGTGCCGAGGCCGACCGGATCCGTGGCGAGCTGGAGAAGCTCACCGGCAAGCAGGTGCAGCTCAACATCATCGAGGTGAAGAGCCCCGAGTCGGACGCGCAGCTCGTCGCCCAGGGCGTCGCCGAGCAGCTCTCCAGCCGGGTCAGCTTCCGTCGGGCGATGCGCAAGGCCATGCAGTCCGCGATGAAGAACCCGGTCTGCAAGGGCATCCGGGTCCAGGTCTCGGGTCGTCTCGGCGGCGCCGAGATGAGCCGGACCGAGTTCTACCGCGAGGGCCGGGTTCCGCTGCACACGCTGCGGGCCAACATCGAGTACGGCTTCTTCGAGGCCCGTACCACCTTCGGCCGGATCGGCGTGAAGGTCTGGATCTACAAGGGCGACGCGGTTCCCGGCCGGGAGGCCCCCGCCGAGGCCGCCCCGTCCCGCCCGCGCCGTGAGCGTGGCGACCGTCCCGACCGTCCGCGCCGTGGTCGTTCCGGGTCCTCCGGTACGACGTCCGGTGGCACCGAGGCCGGCCGGGCTGCCGCGACCACCGTCGCGCAGCAGGCCGAGACGCCGAGCGGCGAGCCGATCGACAGCGCTGCTGTTGCTTCGGCCGCTTCGACTCCGGCAGAAACGCAGCAGGAGGGCTGA
- the rplP gene encoding 50S ribosomal protein L16 — protein sequence MLMPRKPPKGFRKPHHPDRSGASKGGNRVVFGEFGIQALEPAYVTNRQIESARIAMTRHIKRGGKVWITIFPDQALTKKPAETRMGSGKGSPEWWVANVKPGRVLFEMSFPNEQIAREAMRRAIHKLPMKCRIVTREVGES from the coding sequence ATGCTGATGCCGCGCAAGCCCCCGAAGGGCTTCCGCAAGCCGCACCACCCGGACCGCAGTGGCGCGTCCAAGGGCGGTAACCGCGTGGTGTTCGGCGAGTTCGGGATCCAGGCTCTCGAGCCGGCGTACGTCACGAACCGGCAGATCGAGTCGGCTCGTATCGCGATGACCCGTCACATCAAGCGTGGCGGCAAGGTCTGGATCACGATCTTCCCGGACCAGGCGCTGACCAAGAAGCCGGCGGAAACCCGGATGGGTTCCGGTAAGGGCTCGCCCGAGTGGTGGGTGGCCAACGTGAAGCCGGGGCGGGTCCTCTTCGAGATGTCCTTCCCCAACGAGCAGATCGCGCGAGAGGCGATGCGTCGCGCGATCCACAAGCTCCCGATGAAGTGCCGCATTGTGACGCGCGAAGTGGGTGAATCCTGA
- the rpmC gene encoding 50S ribosomal protein L29, with protein MAAGVKAAELRELSDEELVTKLREAKAELFNLRVQAATGQLDNNRRLQVIRREIARIYTIMRERELGLSAAPTEVTAS; from the coding sequence ATGGCAGCGGGCGTTAAGGCCGCCGAGCTGCGTGAGCTCTCCGACGAGGAGCTGGTCACGAAGCTGCGGGAGGCCAAGGCGGAGCTGTTCAACCTCCGCGTTCAGGCCGCCACCGGTCAGCTCGACAACAACCGGCGGCTCCAGGTCATCCGTCGGGAGATCGCCCGGATCTACACGATCATGCGTGAGCGCGAGCTGGGGCTCTCGGCCGCGCCGACTGAGGTGACTGCATCATGA
- the rpsQ gene encoding 30S ribosomal protein S17, which translates to MSETENTTATVRARRKVREGLVVSDKMDKTVVVEVEDRVKHALYGKIMRRTRKLKVHDEQNAAGIGDRVVIMETRPLSATKRWRLVEILEKAK; encoded by the coding sequence ATGAGCGAGACCGAGAACACCACCGCCACCGTGCGGGCTCGCCGCAAGGTCCGTGAGGGCCTCGTGGTCAGCGACAAGATGGACAAGACCGTCGTCGTCGAGGTCGAGGACCGGGTCAAGCACGCGCTGTACGGCAAGATCATGCGCCGGACCCGCAAGCTGAAGGTGCACGACGAGCAGAACGCCGCCGGCATCGGCGACCGGGTCGTGATCATGGAGACCCGGCCGCTGTCGGCCACCAAGCGGTGGCGGCTCGTGGAAATCCTGGAAAAGGCCAAGTAG
- the rplN gene encoding 50S ribosomal protein L14: MIQQESRLRVADNTGAREILCIRVLGGSGRRYASIGDVIVATVKDAIPGAGVKKGDVVKAVVVRTAKERRRPDGSYIRFDENAAVIIKDGGDPRGTRIFGPVGRELRDKRFMKIISLAPEVL; this comes from the coding sequence GTGATTCAGCAGGAGTCGCGACTGCGCGTCGCCGACAACACGGGTGCCCGGGAGATCCTGTGCATCCGCGTTCTCGGTGGCTCCGGTCGGCGCTACGCGAGCATCGGCGACGTCATCGTGGCCACCGTCAAGGACGCGATCCCGGGTGCCGGTGTCAAGAAGGGCGACGTCGTCAAGGCTGTCGTCGTTCGCACCGCCAAGGAGAGGCGGCGGCCGGACGGCTCGTACATCCGCTTCGACGAGAACGCCGCCGTCATCATCAAGGACGGTGGGGACCCGCGCGGTACCCGTATCTTCGGCCCGGTTGGTCGGGAGCTGCGGGACAAGCGGTTCATGAAGATCATCTCTCTCGCGCCGGAGGTGTTGTGA